The window CCTGAGCTGGAGCGATGGCGCTGCGTGAGAATTCGCTGCGTCACCTTCCCCCTTTCGGTCGCGCCCGACCGAGTGAAACCTGTGCAACTTGCAGGTTTGGGGGCGACTTTCTACGCCGGATGCTCCTAGGGTTGACGCCGTGAGGACCCTTGCGTCTGGGTCGGGCGGAGCCCGGAGGACGCGCGGGGGCACCGGCCCCGCGCGCCCAGTCTCGCATGCGCGTGCATCTGCGCAGGATTCCGAACGCGAACCCGCTCGTGAGGATGCTCCGATCGGGTCCTCCTGCCGCCGGACGGCGTCAGGAGCGGACCGCCGGGTGGTCGAGCTCACATGACCCACGGCACGGAGTTCCACGGACGCGGCAGCGCGCCCGCGCATCCCGGGCGGCACCGGCTCGGCGGCACGGGCGGCTGGACGCCCCCGCTGCCCCAGAACCGCGCCGAACGGCGCCACGCGGCCCCGGTCGACCCACCCGTGTCCGGGTCCCTCCCGCTCCCCCAGCCGTCGCTGCCCCAGCCCCGCGACCGGCGGCCCGCGCCGCCGCTGTTCCCCGCGGCGCACGGCAGCCTCCCGCTGGACGACGACGTCGAGCCGATCGCACCCCCCGAGTCCCGCACCGACCAGGCCGCCCGGCGCACCCGCGTCTCGCTGGCCAGCCCGCAGCCGCGCGGCACGGACCCGGAGGACGACGACGTCCGCATCTACGCGGCGCCCCCGATCGACGGGCTCGGCGGCTTCACCATCGGGTCGGTGCCCGCGTCGGTGACCCCGCCCAAGACGTGGAAGAAGGCGGCCTGGTTCGCCACCGGCGCGTCCGGCGCGGTGGTCGTCGGGCTGCTCTTCGCCGGGTCGTACCTGGTCGGGAAGCCGACGACGGACCAGGCCGTGCAGGGCGCGTGGCCGGGCTACCAGGGCGCGCCGACCGTCATCGACCCGACCGGCGGCGAGGAGCCGCCGTCCCGGCAGGGCGGTTCCGCGTCGGGCCCGGACGACAGCACGCCCTCGCGGGACGTCCCGGCCGGGCGGACCGGCGGCGGTGGCGCCGGGCCCGTCGACGGCGTCGCCCCGCCGCCGGCCGTCGGCAGCACCGCCGGGCCCGAAACGTCCGGCACGGCCACGCCCAGCGGGCGGCCGCAGAAGCCCCCGGTGACGCCCGCCGAGCGCGAGACCCCGGTCAAGCCCCCGTGGTGGTACTCCTTCCCGCCCGACGCCCAGACCATGGGCGACAACTCGGAGAAGTTCTTCAACACCGTCACCACCGACCCCGCCGCGGCGTCGGCGGTGACCACCGGCGACCTGCACGACCAGGGCCCGCAGGCCCTCGCCGAGCGGTACGCCGGCATCGCCTACTTCGAGGTCCGGAAGATCAGCATCGACCAGCAGCGCGGCGTCACGGTGAACACCGTCGAGATCACCCACACCGACGGGTCCAAGACGATCGAGGAGCGCACGCTGACGTTCGGGGACGGCGACAAGATCACGGCTGACGGCCAGTAACGAACCCTGCACGTGCGGTTCGCCCGTTCCGATGCACGTGCGGTGCGCCGAGCGGTTACCCCTGGTCCGGGTGGGTGACATACGATGCCGCTCGTCGTATCGCGACGGCATTCCGGCGACAGAGCCTGGTGATGCCCGTCCGCACAGGGTTACCTGACGACAGCGGGTCCGGAACCGGCCACGAGCCGACCATCCGGACCAACGGGAGCCCGGCCGAACGGCCGAGCGACCGTCCCCGGAACCCCAGAGCGAGGACTTTCGTGCTTGATCGGCAGCGCACACGGCGTGAGGTACCCAACGCCGTCCGCGTCGAGGACGTGATCCCGGCCGAGATTCTCGACGGCGTCGGCGACGCCGATCGCGACCATCTCGAGCAGGTCTTCCGCGACCCGCAGAAGTTCCTGCCGCCACGCCCGGAACCCGCCGCCGAGCCGGCGCAGGACGACGACGGCGGCGACCCGGAGAGCCGCTTCTCCCGCCGGGCCAAGCTGGCCGGACTCGTGGCCGCCGGGGCGCTCGTCGCCGGCGCGGTGGTCGCCGCGCCGATGCTGACCAGCGCGCACCGCGCGGCGTCCGACGGCGGCCAGTCCACGCCCGCCGGCTTCAGCGGCGCCGCGGAGCTCGGCGGCCTGGCCGTCCCGCAGCACCAGGCCGGGGGCGGCGCGCCCGAGCAGCCCCCCGCGCCCGAGCCGGGCACCCACTCCGGTGGCGCGCCGTCGGCCGAGGAGTCGACCGGCGGCAGCCCGCGGAGCCAGGTCAACCAGCCCACCGCGCAAGCCGTGCCGGACGCGGCCGCCGACGCGCGCAGCGCGAGCCGGAAGATCCAGGCCGTCAAGGACTTCTACGCCGCCATCGCGCGGAACTCGGCGGGCGCGCTGGCGCTGCTGAGCCCTTCGCTGGCCGACGGCGCGGCGGGCGAACTGGTCCGCACCTGGAGCTCGATGGACGCCATCGACGTCCAGGAGGCCGACACGCAGATCAAGCCGGACGGCTCGATCCTCGCGGTCGCGACGCTCCACCGGCCGGACGGCGCCCTGGTGCGCGTGACCCAGCTGTTCCGGGTCGCCGACACGGGCGGGTTGATCACCGAAGCCGAGCTCGTCTCGGCCCAGTACATGTAGCCCTCGGCGATCACCCCTTCACCCGCGGTTCAAGTGCCTGTACCGGATTCGTGTGCGCAGAGTGAGCGCCTAGCCTTGTCACGGGCCGATCTCGGGAGAGTCGGCACACAGCCCACGACATGTGCATACGCTCCAGCGAAGCGGCGTGCGCGTGGCCGCGTCACCAGGCACCGATCCTCACGCCCTGGTGAAGTCGGAGCCCAAAGGGAGGTCGCGTGAGCGACGAGGGTCGCCTGGTCGCCGATCGATACCGCATCGTCGGCCGGATCGGCACGGGCGCGATGGGGGCCGTCTGGCAGGCGCACGACGAAGTCCTGGGCCGCACGGTGGCCATCAAGCAGCTCCTGCTCCAGCCGCACCTGGACGAGCACGACGCCGAGGACGCCCGGCAGCGCACCATGCGCGAGGGCCGGATCGCCGCCCGGCTGCACCACCCGAACGCGATCTCCGTCTTCGACGTCGTCACCGACGACAACGGGCAGCCGTGCCTGATCATGGAGTACCTCAACTCCACCAGCCTGGCCGCGGTGCTGCAGGAACGCCGCACGCTGCCGCCGACCGAGGTGGCGCGCATCGGCGCCCAGGTCGCCGCGGCGCTGCGCGAGGCGCACGCGGTCGGCATCGTCCACCGCGACATCAAGCCGGGCAACATCCTGCTCGGCGGCAACGGCGTCGTGAAGATCACCGACTTCGGCATCTCCCGTGCCAAGGACGACGTGACGGTCACCAAGACCGGGATGATCGCCGGCACCCCCGCCTACCTGGCCCCCGAGGTCGCCATCGGCGGCGAGCCCGGGCCGGAGTCCGACGTCTTCTCCCTCGGCTCGACGCTGTACGCGGCGTGCGAGGGGCAGCCGCCGTTCGGGCTGTCGGAGAACACGCTCAGCCTGCTGCACGCGGTCGCGGCCGGGCAGATCAACCCGCCGCGCCAGTCCGGCCCGCTGGCCAGCGTGCTGGCCGTGCTGCTGCACCCGGACATCGAGCACCGGCCGACCGCCGAAGAGTGCGAAGAGCTGCTGGCGGCCGTCGCCCGGGGCGAGCTGCCGCTCGGCGGCCCGGCCGACGAGACGATGCTGGCGCCGTCCGCGGGCGTGCTCGGCGCGGCCGCCGTCGCGGACCCGAACGCGACCCAGATGTTCGACGAGGTCCCGGCCGGCCACTCCGGCAGCCTGCTCGACGGTGGCCAGGCCCCGACCCAGGCCGTGCCGTACTACGACGAGGACGACTACCCGGAGGGCACCGGCTACCCGGAAGACGACTACGACGGGTACGACCGCTACCCGGACGAGCGTCGGCAGTACGCCGGCGGCGTCCCTCCCGGCCTCGCCGCGACCCGCGCGGTGCCGGTGCCCCCGCACGAACAGGGCCCGTACGCGGACGACTCGTACGACGACTACGACGACGAGCCGGCCCCGCCGCCCCCGCCGCGACCGCGTCCGCAGACCGCCCCGGAGGACGACGACGACCGGCCCGGCGCGTGGAAGCGCCCGGCGATCATCGGCGGTGTCGTGGTCGTCGGCCTGGTCGCGCTGGCCGTCTGGCTGCTGAGCCCGAACAACCCGCAGGCGCCTGCCGCGCCGGTGTCGAGCAGCAAGCCCGCGCCCGTCGCGACGTCGGAGTCGCTGCCGTCGACGACGGACCAGCCGACCACCACGGTGGATCTGACGACCCCCTCGGAGACGCCGTCAACGGCGAAGCGGACCACGTCGCGGGCCACCGAGCCGGAGAAGACCACGACGCCGAAGACGACACCGAAGTCGAGCGCGCCGGATACGAGCAGCGACACCCCGCCGACGACATCTATTCCGGTGACGACGACGACCCCGTCACAGCAGACCGGATGATCGAGGAATTCGCTTGAGTTCTGAAGGAACCATCGTCGGCGGCCGGTTCCGGCTGGACCAGCCGATCGGCCGTGGCCGCGCGGGCATCGTGTGGCTGGCGTTCGACACGCGGCTGTTCCGCACGGTCGCCATGAAGCGGATGTACCTCCCCGTCGGCGCCGGCGACCGCGCCGAGCAGGCGCGCGCCGCCGCCATGCAGGAGGGCAAGGACGCCGCCCGCATCGAGCACCCGTCCGCCATCAAGGTGTTCGACGTGCTGCCCGACGGCCAGGACGTCTGGCTGGTGATGGAGTACATCCCGTCGCGCAGCATGGCGACGTTCCTCGCCGAGCACGGCAGGCTCACCCCCGACCAGGCGGCGCACCTGGGGATCCAGCTCGGCAACGCCCTGACGGCGATCCACGCGGCCGGGTTCGTGCACCGCACGCTCGAGCCGGGCACGGTCCTGCTGGCCGACGACGGCGGCGTGAAGCTCACCGACATCGGCATCAGCGGCGGCGGGCCCCACGCGGCGTACGTGGCACCTGAGGTCGCGCGCGGGCTGCCGCCGACGCCGGCCGCCGACGTCTTCTCCCTCGGCGCGACGCTGTACACGTCCGTCGAGGGTGTACCGCCGTTCGGGGACGACGGGCAGTCGTCCGAGCGGGCCGCGCAGAACGCGGGCGTGCTGACCGCCGCGCTCCGCAAGATGCTGCGCTCGGACCCGACGACCCGGCCGACGATGGCGGACACCGTCCGTTCGCTGAGCGCGATCACCGAAGGCCGCGAGACGGCGTTCATCCCGCCGACCGCGCCCGGGCTCCCGCCGCGGCCGGCACCGCCCTTCAACCCGGGGCTGGCGCCCGCGGGACCGCCGATGCCGCCGTCGGGACCGCAGTTCCAGCAGCAGATCCCGGTCGCCCCGCCTGGCTACTCCCCGGCCGAGGAGACCCAGCGGATGCAGCCCGTCCCGCAGGCGACGCAGTACGCGCCGCCGCCCGCACCGGGGCCGCGGTCCCCGGCGCAGCAGCAGGCGTGGAACCTGCCGGTGTCGAAGAAGACGCTTATCACGGTGGCCGCGATCCTCGCGGCGGTGCTGGTCGGCATCCTCGTTTCGGAGCTGTTCTTCGTCTAGGCCACCTTGGCGGTCGCCGCGCGCATGGCTTCGAGCAGCGTGCGGACGGCCGGGTGGCCCCACGCCCGGGACGCGACCGCGGCGTGGATCGCGCGGAACGGCTCGGGGTTGCGGATCTTGCGGACGACGACGCCGGGGTGCTGCGCGCCGAGCCCCAGCTCCGGGATGAGTCCGACGCCGATGCCGGCGGCGACGAACCCTTGCGCCGTCTGGTAGTCCTCGGATTCGACCACGACGTTCGGCGCGAACCCGGCGGACGCGCAGGCGCTGTCGAGGATGTCGCGGCAGACGCCCGGCAGGCCGTCGACGCCGACCCACGGCTCCTCGGCGAACTCCGTCAGGTCGAGGACGCGCTTGCGGGCGAGCGGGTGGGTCTTCGGCAGCACGGCCCGGTACGGGTCGTCGAGCAGGTGGACGAGCTCGACGCCCTTGCCGGGCGGCCTCGTGCGCGGGAAGACGGTGATCGCGACGTCGGCGTTGCCCGCTTCGACGTCCATCATCGGGTCGTCGGGCTCGACCAGCTTGAGGTCCAGGCGGACGCCGGGGTGCTCGCGGCGGACCGCGGCGATGGCGGGCGGAACCAGGGACGCGCCGGCCGTCGCGAAGTAGCGGATGGCGACGCGGCCGATGCGGCCCTCCTTGAGCTCGGTGAGCGCGGCCTCAGCCTTCGCGAGCTCGGCGCTCAGCGTCTCGGCGTGCTCGGACAGCAGTGCGCCCGCCGGGGTCGGCCGGACGCCGCGGCCGACGCGTTCGAGCAGTTCGGTGCCGGCTTCGCGTTCCAGCGCCGAGAGCTGCTGGCTGATCGCGGACGGCGTGTAGCCGAGGTTGCGGGCCGCGGCGGTGATCGA of the Amycolatopsis sp. NBC_01488 genome contains:
- a CDS encoding serine/threonine-protein kinase, translating into MSDEGRLVADRYRIVGRIGTGAMGAVWQAHDEVLGRTVAIKQLLLQPHLDEHDAEDARQRTMREGRIAARLHHPNAISVFDVVTDDNGQPCLIMEYLNSTSLAAVLQERRTLPPTEVARIGAQVAAALREAHAVGIVHRDIKPGNILLGGNGVVKITDFGISRAKDDVTVTKTGMIAGTPAYLAPEVAIGGEPGPESDVFSLGSTLYAACEGQPPFGLSENTLSLLHAVAAGQINPPRQSGPLASVLAVLLHPDIEHRPTAEECEELLAAVARGELPLGGPADETMLAPSAGVLGAAAVADPNATQMFDEVPAGHSGSLLDGGQAPTQAVPYYDEDDYPEGTGYPEDDYDGYDRYPDERRQYAGGVPPGLAATRAVPVPPHEQGPYADDSYDDYDDEPAPPPPPRPRPQTAPEDDDDRPGAWKRPAIIGGVVVVGLVALAVWLLSPNNPQAPAAPVSSSKPAPVATSESLPSTTDQPTTTVDLTTPSETPSTAKRTTSRATEPEKTTTPKTTPKSSAPDTSSDTPPTTSIPVTTTTPSQQTG
- a CDS encoding serine/threonine-protein kinase translates to MSSEGTIVGGRFRLDQPIGRGRAGIVWLAFDTRLFRTVAMKRMYLPVGAGDRAEQARAAAMQEGKDAARIEHPSAIKVFDVLPDGQDVWLVMEYIPSRSMATFLAEHGRLTPDQAAHLGIQLGNALTAIHAAGFVHRTLEPGTVLLADDGGVKLTDIGISGGGPHAAYVAPEVARGLPPTPAADVFSLGATLYTSVEGVPPFGDDGQSSERAAQNAGVLTAALRKMLRSDPTTRPTMADTVRSLSAITEGRETAFIPPTAPGLPPRPAPPFNPGLAPAGPPMPPSGPQFQQQIPVAPPGYSPAEETQRMQPVPQATQYAPPPAPGPRSPAQQQAWNLPVSKKTLITVAAILAAVLVGILVSELFFV
- a CDS encoding LysR family transcriptional regulator, encoding MLDVRRMQVLRAVITSGSITAAARNLGYTPSAISQQLSALEREAGTELLERVGRGVRPTPAGALLSEHAETLSAELAKAEAALTELKEGRIGRVAIRYFATAGASLVPPAIAAVRREHPGVRLDLKLVEPDDPMMDVEAGNADVAITVFPRTRPPGKGVELVHLLDDPYRAVLPKTHPLARKRVLDLTEFAEEPWVGVDGLPGVCRDILDSACASAGFAPNVVVESEDYQTAQGFVAAGIGVGLIPELGLGAQHPGVVVRKIRNPEPFRAIHAAVASRAWGHPAVRTLLEAMRAATAKVA